A region of the Mycoplasma capricolum subsp. capricolum ATCC 27343 genome:
TAGATAATGCTGAAAATTTAAAAATTATAATTGTTGAAGGATATATTACGTTTATAATTGATAATGTTATTTTTCAATCTAATTTAATTGATGGGAAATTTCCAAATGTTCAAATTGCTTTTCCAACAAAATTTGAAACTATCATTACAGTGAAACAAAAATCAATTTTAAAAGTTTTGTCAAGATTTGATTTAGTAGCAGATGATGGTTTACCAGCAATTGTAAATATTAAAGTTAATGAAGATAAAATTGAGTTTAAGAGTTTTATTTCAGAAGTTGGAAAGTATGAAGAAGACTTTGATGATTTTGTAATTGAGGGAAACAAAAGTTTATCAATTAGTTTTAATACAAGATTTCTAATTGATGCAATTAAAACTTTAAGTGAGGATAGAATTGAATTAAAACTAATTAATTCAACTAAACCAATTGTGATTAATAATGTTTATGATGAACACTTAAAACAAGTAATTCTTCCAACCTTTTTATCAAATTAGTCCACTTAGTGGATTTTTCTTTTTAAAATAAGTATTATGAGTAAAATTAAACAAATTATAATTGTTGAAGGCAAAACAGATTCTGATAAATTAAAACGTATTTATGGAAACGATTTAAAAACTATTCAAACAAAAGGGTTAAGTATAAATAAAAAGACTTTAGAAATGATTAAAGAATTTAACAATAAAACAGGAGTAATTATTTTTACCGATCCAGATGGAGCTGGTAAAAAAATAAGACAAACTATTATAGATTATTTAGATAATAAAGTTTTAAATGCTTTTATTAAAAAAGATGATATAAGTAAAACTAGTAAAAAAGTCGGAATTGCTGAAGCTAGTGATGATGCTATTAAAAAGGCTTTAGATAATCTAATTATTTATGATAAAAATAATGTTTCTTTAAGTTGAACTGATTATATAAATAATAATTTTTATTTAAAATCAAATAGGATAGTTATTTGTAAATATTTTAATTTTGATAATAACATTAGTTCTAAAACTTTATTTAAATGATTAAATTGAATGAATGTTTCAATTGATGATATTAAAAAAATAATAGGTGAATATGAAAGCTAAAAAATATTATGGACAAAACTTTATTTCTGATTTAAATTTAATCAATAAAATTGTTGATGTTTTAGATCAAAATAAAGATCAATTAATTATTGAAATTGGTCCAGGAAAAGGTGCTTTAACTAAAGAGTTAGTTAAAAGATTTGATAAAGTTGTAGTTATTGAAATTGATCAAGATATGGTTGAAATTTTAAAAACCAAATTTAATCATTCAAATTTAGAAATTATTCAAGCTGATGTTTTAGAAATTGATTTAAAACAACTAATAAGTAAGTATGATTATAAAAATATAAGTATTATTTCAAATACACCTTATTATATAACTAGTGAAATTTTATTTAAGACTTTACAAATTAGTGATTTACTTACAAAAGCTGTTTTTATGTTGCAAAAAGAAGTTGCTTTAAGAATTTGTAGTAATAAAAATGAAAATAATTATAACAACCTTTCTATTGCATGTCAGTTTTATAGTCAAAGAAACTTTGAGTTTGTAGTTAATAAGAAAATGTTTTATCCAATTCCTAAAGTTGATTCAGCAATTATTAGTTTAACTTTTAATAATATTTATAAAAAACAAATTAATGATGATAAAAAATTTATCGAATTTGTTAGAACACTTTTTAATAATAAAAGAAAAACTATTTTAAATAATTTGAATAATATTATTCAAAACAAAAATAAAGCATTAGAATATTTAAAGATGTTAAATATTAGTAGCAATTTAAGACCAGAACAACTAGATATAGATGAATATATAAAATTATTTAACCTAATCTATATTAGTAATTTTTAAATTTATATAATCAAAATATAGGCAAAACTAGTTAAAAACAAAAGGACTGAATTTATGATTAGTGATTTTAATAATCAAGAAATAACCTTAGAAGATTTAGAGCAAAATAATGTTAAGTTAAAAGAAGGTAAAGCTAAAGTTCAATTCTTAATGAGATTTTCTCTAGTTTTTTCTAATATTTTTACTCATATTTTTTTATTTTTATTAATTATTGTTAGTGGATTATTTTTTGGATTGCGTTACACATATTATAATTACAAAATCGATTTAATTACTAATGTTTATAAGATAAAACCTTCTATTCCTAAATTAAAAGAAATATATAAAGAAGTTCTTGAAGTAGTTGATGAAGTTAAAAGAGAAACAGATAAAAATTCAGAAGATAGTTTAATTAATAAAATTGATGAAATTAGAGGAATTGTAAAAGAAGTTACTAATATAGCTAAAGAGTTTGATGAAAAGAGTAAAGAAGTTAAGCCTAAAGTAGAAAAAGTAATTCAAGAAGGTAAACAAGTGACTAGTAATTTAGATAAAATTACTAAAGAAATACAAGCATTACAAGTTAATGGGAATGGATTGGCAAGTAGAGTAAGAAGAAGCTTAACAGGTGATATAAATACCATAACCAACCTTGCCAATAATATAGATTTCGATTTTAATTCAGTTAAGGAATCTATAGAAAAAATTACTGGATTAGCTCAACAAATATCTAAAGAAGGTAAATCTATAACTAAAAATGTTGAAGAAATAAAAAACGAAGTTGAATACTTTACAGGCAAGAGTAAAGAACCTTTAAAAGACATTGACAAAATAAAACAAATATATGACAAAAAAATTCCTATATTTGAAAAAAATAATAAAAAGTTACAAGAAATTTGAAATAAATTAATGGGAATTTATAACGAATTTACAGTAAAAGAAACTAAAAAAGATTATTACAATTATGTTATTTATATATTATTATTTTTAATAATTGACTCACTAATCTTATTAGTAATTACTTATATGTCAATGATAAGTAAAACTATAAAAAAATTATTGTTATTTTATATTTTTGGTCTTTTAAGTTTTAATCCTATTGTGTGAGCTTCAATAATAATAAGCTTATTTTCAAGACCAATAAAAAATAGAAAAAATAAATTTTATTAGTTTTTATTAATAATTTAAACTATAGCTACTTAATTGAATAATAGATAAAAATATAATATAATTATAAAGCCGCGATAAGAATAACATCTGAATGAGTTAGGACCGGAAGGTAGCAGCTATAAGGAAAAGTGTTCTGTATTGCGGTTTTTTATTTGGAGAAAATTATGGATGATTTTAATAATATCTTAGACTTACTAATCAATGAATCTAAAAAAGCAATAAAACATAATGATATACCTGTTAGTTGTTGTATTATTGATAGTAATAACAATATTTTAAGTTTAGCTATTAATAGTAGATATAAAAATAAAGACATCTCTCAACATGCTGAAATTAATGTGATAAATGATCTAATTAGTAAACTTAATAGTTTTAATTTATCTAAATATAAGTTAATTACTACTTTAGAGCCTTGTATGATGTGTTATTCAGCAATTAAACAAGTAAAAATAAATACTATTTATTATCTAGTTGATAGTTATAAATTTGGTATTAAAAACAATTACAGTATAAATGATCAAAATCTTAATTTAATTCAAATAAAAAACCAAAAAAAGCAATCAGAATATATAAAATTACTTAATATTTTTTTTATTAATAAAAGATAAATATTTATCATTCCTACTAGTATTTGTTTATCTAATCAAGTATTAATATAAGATAAAATTATATTAGTTGGAGGGTAAAATGAATACAAATAAACAATCTTTATATAGAGCTTATAGACCAAAAGATTTTAATAGTGTTGCTGGACATAATAGTATAAAAGAAATTTTAGAAAAACAAATTAAAGATAATAGAATTAATCATGCTTTATTGTTTTCTGGTCAAAGAGGAACTGGAAAAACAAGTGTTGCTAGAATCTTTGCAAAAACTGTTAACTGTTTAAATTTAACTGGTTCAAAAGCTTGTGAACAGTGCAATAATTGCAAACTAGCAAATGAAAATCAATTAATTGATATTATTGAAATTGATGCTGCTTCAAATAATGGTGTTGATGAAATTAGAGAAATTAAAAATTCGGTTTCAACTTTACCAATAAATAGTAAATATAAAGTTTATATTATTGATGAAGTTCATATGTTAACAAAACAGGCTTTTAATGCTTTATTAAAAACTTTAGAAGAACCTCCAGTTTATACAATTTTTATTTTAGCAACTACTGAATTTAATAAAATCCCTCAAACTATTCTATCTAGATGTCAGATTTTTAATTTTACAAAAATTGATAAAAATTCTTTGAAGAATCGCTTACAATACATAGTAAATCAAGAAAATTATCAAATCGAAAAAGAAGTTTTAGATGAAATATTTTATCTTTCAGAAGGTTCTTTAAGAGATGCAATTAATATTTTAGAACAATTAATGTTAGCTACAGATGATTTAATTACTATAAAAAATTTAAAGTCAATTTTTTTAATTG
Encoded here:
- the rnmV gene encoding ribonuclease M5; protein product: MSKIKQIIIVEGKTDSDKLKRIYGNDLKTIQTKGLSINKKTLEMIKEFNNKTGVIIFTDPDGAGKKIRQTIIDYLDNKVLNAFIKKDDISKTSKKVGIAEASDDAIKKALDNLIIYDKNNVSLSWTDYINNNFYLKSNRIVICKYFNFDNNISSKTLFKWLNWMNVSIDDIKKIIGEYES
- the rsmA gene encoding 16S rRNA (adenine(1518)-N(6)/adenine(1519)-N(6))-dimethyltransferase RsmA, with protein sequence MKAKKYYGQNFISDLNLINKIVDVLDQNKDQLIIEIGPGKGALTKELVKRFDKVVVIEIDQDMVEILKTKFNHSNLEIIQADVLEIDLKQLISKYDYKNISIISNTPYYITSEILFKTLQISDLLTKAVFMLQKEVALRICSNKNENNYNNLSIACQFYSQRNFEFVVNKKMFYPIPKVDSAIISLTFNNIYKKQINDDKKFIEFVRTLFNNKRKTILNNLNNIIQNKNKALEYLKMLNISSNLRPEQLDIDEYIKLFNLIYISNF
- a CDS encoding methyl-accepting chemotaxis protein, translated to MISDFNNQEITLEDLEQNNVKLKEGKAKVQFLMRFSLVFSNIFTHIFLFLLIIVSGLFFGLRYTYYNYKIDLITNVYKIKPSIPKLKEIYKEVLEVVDEVKRETDKNSEDSLINKIDEIRGIVKEVTNIAKEFDEKSKEVKPKVEKVIQEGKQVTSNLDKITKEIQALQVNGNGLASRVRRSLTGDINTITNLANNIDFDFNSVKESIEKITGLAQQISKEGKSITKNVEEIKNEVEYFTGKSKEPLKDIDKIKQIYDKKIPIFEKNNKKLQEIWNKLMGIYNEFTVKETKKDYYNYVIYILLFLIIDSLILLVITYMSMISKTIKKLLLFYIFGLLSFNPIVWASIIISLFSRPIKNRKNKFY
- a CDS encoding nucleoside deaminase, with product MDDFNNILDLLINESKKAIKHNDIPVSCCIIDSNNNILSLAINSRYKNKDISQHAEINVINDLISKLNSFNLSKYKLITTLEPCMMCYSAIKQVKINTIYYLVDSYKFGIKNNYSINDQNLNLIQIKNQKKQSEYIKLLNIFFINKR